One window of the Piliocolobus tephrosceles isolate RC106 chromosome 17, ASM277652v3, whole genome shotgun sequence genome contains the following:
- the EEF2KMT gene encoding protein-lysine N-methyltransferase EEF2KMT isoform X2, whose translation MAPEEDAGTELLLQSFERRFLAARALRSFPWQSLEAKLRDSSDSELLRDILQKHEAVHTEPLDELYEALAETLMAKESTQGHRSYLLTDSLALSRRSPREARSRSPRAPPSSPTAPRAWSRGTLPSTLQNGPSRTRRPSLTGDLGAQGGAPRQAYPGAVADMVRFPSARTVLELGSGAGLTGLAICKMCRPRAYIFSDCHSRVLEQLRGNVLLNGLSLEADITANLDSPRVTVAQLDWDVTTVHQLSAFQPDVVIAADVLYCPEAIMSLVGVLRRLAACREHQRAPEVYVAFTVRNPDTCQLFTTELGRAGITWEAEPRHDQKLFPYEEHLEMAILNLTM comes from the exons ATGGCGCCGGAGGAGGATGCGGGGACCGAACTCTTGCTGCAGAGTTTCGAGCGCCGCTTCCTGGCGGCGCGCGCGCTGCGCTCCTTCCCCTGGCAG AGCTTAGAAGCAAAGCTAAGAGACTCATCAGATTCTGAGCTGCTGCGGGATATTTTGCAGAAG CACGAGGCTGTCCACACGGAGCCTTTGGACGAGCTGTACGAGGCGCTGGCGGAGACCCTGATGGCCAAGGAGTCCACCCAGGGCCACCGGAGCTATTTGCTG ACTGATTCTCTCGCCCTCTCTCGGCGCAGCCCTCGGGAGGCTCGGTCACGCTCTCCGAGAGCACCGCCATCATCTCCCACGGCACCACGGGCCTGGTCACGTGGGACGCTGCCCTCTACCTTGCAGAATGGGCCATCGAGAACCCGGCGGCCTTCACTGACAGGTGACCTCGGGGCACAGGGCGGGGCGCCGAGGCAGGCTTACCCTGGTGCAGTCGCAGACATGGTCCGCTTTCCTTCTGCCAGGACTGTCCTAGAGCTTGGCAGTGGCGCCGGCCTCACAGGCCTGGCCATCTGCAAGATGTGCCGCCCCCGGGCATACATCTTCAGCGACTGTCACAGCCGGGTCCTCGAGCAGCTCCGAGGGAATGTCCTTCTCAATGGCCTCTCGTTAGAGGCAGACATCACTGCCAACTTAGACAGTCCCAGGGTGACAGTGGCCCAGCTGGACTGGGACGTCACGACGGTCCATCAGCTCTCTGCCTTCCAGCCAGATGTTGTCATCGCGGCAG ATGTGCTGTATTGTCCAGAAGCCATCATGTCGCTGGTTGGGGTCCTGCGGAGGCTGGCTGCCTGCCGGGAGCACCAGCGGGCTCCTGAGGTCTACGTGGCCTTCACCGTCCGCAACCCAGACACATGCCAGCTGTTCACCACCGAACTAG
- the EEF2KMT gene encoding protein-lysine N-methyltransferase EEF2KMT isoform X3 — translation MAPEEDAGTELLLQSFERRFLAARALRSFPWQSLEAKLRDSSDSELLRDILQKTVKHPVCVKHPPSVKYARCFLSELIKKHEAVHTEPLDELYEALAETLMAKESTQGHRSYLLPSGGSVTLSESTAIISHGTTGLVTWDAALYLAEWAIENPAAFTDRTVLELGSGAGLTGLAICKMCRPRAYIFSDCHSRVLEQLRGNVLLNGLSLEADITANLDSPRVTVAQLDWDVTTVHQLSAFQPDVVIAADVLYCPEAIMSLVGVLRRLAACREHQRAPEVYVAFTVRNPDTCQLFTTELGRAGITWEAEPRHDQKLFPYEEHLEMAILNLTM, via the exons ATGGCGCCGGAGGAGGATGCGGGGACCGAACTCTTGCTGCAGAGTTTCGAGCGCCGCTTCCTGGCGGCGCGCGCGCTGCGCTCCTTCCCCTGGCAG AGCTTAGAAGCAAAGCTAAGAGACTCATCAGATTCTGAGCTGCTGCGGGATATTTTGCAGAAG ACTGTGAAGCATCCTGTGTGTGTGAAGCACCCGCCGTCAGTCAAGTATGCCCGGTGCTTTCTCTCAGAACTCATCAAAAAG CACGAGGCTGTCCACACGGAGCCTTTGGACGAGCTGTACGAGGCGCTGGCGGAGACCCTGATGGCCAAGGAGTCCACCCAGGGCCACCGGAGCTATTTGCTG CCCTCGGGAGGCTCGGTCACGCTCTCCGAGAGCACCGCCATCATCTCCCACGGCACCACGGGCCTGGTCACGTGGGACGCTGCCCTCTACCTTGCAGAATGGGCCATCGAGAACCCGGCGGCCTTCACTGACAG GACTGTCCTAGAGCTTGGCAGTGGCGCCGGCCTCACAGGCCTGGCCATCTGCAAGATGTGCCGCCCCCGGGCATACATCTTCAGCGACTGTCACAGCCGGGTCCTCGAGCAGCTCCGAGGGAATGTCCTTCTCAATGGCCTCTCGTTAGAGGCAGACATCACTGCCAACTTAGACAGTCCCAGGGTGACAGTGGCCCAGCTGGACTGGGACGTCACGACGGTCCATCAGCTCTCTGCCTTCCAGCCAGATGTTGTCATCGCGGCAG ATGTGCTGTATTGTCCAGAAGCCATCATGTCGCTGGTTGGGGTCCTGCGGAGGCTGGCTGCCTGCCGGGAGCACCAGCGGGCTCCTGAGGTCTACGTGGCCTTCACCGTCCGCAACCCAGACACATGCCAGCTGTTCACCACCGAACTAG
- the EEF2KMT gene encoding protein-lysine N-methyltransferase EEF2KMT isoform X1: MAPEEDAGTELLLQSFERRFLAARALRSFPWQSLEAKLRDSSDSELLRDILQKTVKHPVCVKHPPSVKYARCFLSELIKKHEAVHTEPLDELYEALAETLMAKESTQGHRSYLLTDSLALSRRSPREARSRSPRAPPSSPTAPRAWSRGTLPSTLQNGPSRTRRPSLTGDLGAQGGAPRQAYPGAVADMVRFPSARTVLELGSGAGLTGLAICKMCRPRAYIFSDCHSRVLEQLRGNVLLNGLSLEADITANLDSPRVTVAQLDWDVTTVHQLSAFQPDVVIAADVLYCPEAIMSLVGVLRRLAACREHQRAPEVYVAFTVRNPDTCQLFTTELGRAGITWEAEPRHDQKLFPYEEHLEMAILNLTM; the protein is encoded by the exons ATGGCGCCGGAGGAGGATGCGGGGACCGAACTCTTGCTGCAGAGTTTCGAGCGCCGCTTCCTGGCGGCGCGCGCGCTGCGCTCCTTCCCCTGGCAG AGCTTAGAAGCAAAGCTAAGAGACTCATCAGATTCTGAGCTGCTGCGGGATATTTTGCAGAAG ACTGTGAAGCATCCTGTGTGTGTGAAGCACCCGCCGTCAGTCAAGTATGCCCGGTGCTTTCTCTCAGAACTCATCAAAAAG CACGAGGCTGTCCACACGGAGCCTTTGGACGAGCTGTACGAGGCGCTGGCGGAGACCCTGATGGCCAAGGAGTCCACCCAGGGCCACCGGAGCTATTTGCTG ACTGATTCTCTCGCCCTCTCTCGGCGCAGCCCTCGGGAGGCTCGGTCACGCTCTCCGAGAGCACCGCCATCATCTCCCACGGCACCACGGGCCTGGTCACGTGGGACGCTGCCCTCTACCTTGCAGAATGGGCCATCGAGAACCCGGCGGCCTTCACTGACAGGTGACCTCGGGGCACAGGGCGGGGCGCCGAGGCAGGCTTACCCTGGTGCAGTCGCAGACATGGTCCGCTTTCCTTCTGCCAGGACTGTCCTAGAGCTTGGCAGTGGCGCCGGCCTCACAGGCCTGGCCATCTGCAAGATGTGCCGCCCCCGGGCATACATCTTCAGCGACTGTCACAGCCGGGTCCTCGAGCAGCTCCGAGGGAATGTCCTTCTCAATGGCCTCTCGTTAGAGGCAGACATCACTGCCAACTTAGACAGTCCCAGGGTGACAGTGGCCCAGCTGGACTGGGACGTCACGACGGTCCATCAGCTCTCTGCCTTCCAGCCAGATGTTGTCATCGCGGCAG ATGTGCTGTATTGTCCAGAAGCCATCATGTCGCTGGTTGGGGTCCTGCGGAGGCTGGCTGCCTGCCGGGAGCACCAGCGGGCTCCTGAGGTCTACGTGGCCTTCACCGTCCGCAACCCAGACACATGCCAGCTGTTCACCACCGAACTAG